The region AGACGACCGACCACGGCGGTATCGAAAAGCAAATAAGCCGGCATGGCCGCCAGCACACCAAGTGCTGGGAAGGCCAGCCGGAAGACATCACGTGCCCCGACGTTCATCGAACAGCTTCTACCAACTGCTCGACGATTTCCTCCGGGGTGCCCTGCGCGGTGTAACCTGCGGCAGGCACGTGGCCGCCACCACCCATGGACAGCGCGATTTCCGAGCAGTCAATGGCGGAAGAACGCAGCGAGACTGCCCAGATGCCCGGTGCTTGTTCTTTAAAGACCACGCCCATATCGGTGCCTTCGAGGGCACGGACGAAGTCAACGAGGGACTCCACAGCAGAATCGGAATGTCCACCGATGATGTCGAGATGACCGATGAGCACGCCCATGCGGATCTTGCCGGCTTCGACAATCTGCAGTCCAGACAGCACGCGGCCGACCATCTGCAGGTCGTGGGACGTCGTGGAATCCAGCAGTTGCTCGGCAATCTTCTTGGTATCCAAGCCGTATTGCATCAGGCGCGCGGCGGCATCATGCATGACCGGACGACCCCAGCGGAAGCTACCGGTATCGGTCATCAGTCCGGCGTAGAGGCAATGCGCGATCACGCGGTCAATCTGCACCGACATCATGTCGAAGACGTCCATGAGCACCATCGTGGTGGACTCAGCGTCTTTATCGACTAAGTTCATCGAGCCAAAGCCCGGGTTGGACGCATGGTGGTCGATGCACAGCAAACGACCTGCCTCGGCAACTTCCTTAAGCTCACCGGCCAAGAAACCAGTACGGTCAATCGAGCCGCAATCCACCGTCACATAAAGGTCATAGCCTTTGGGCAGTTCGCGCACGAGCGCTACTTCCCCAGCGGTTGGAATGGACTTGAGGTTGCGGGAGATTTGCCGGTCCTGACCAATGACTGCGCAGACTTCCTTGCCCCGCTGGCGCAGTGCCAAAAGCAGGGATGCTGCGGAACCAATTGCGTCAGCGTCCGGGCGAAGGTGCGTAATTACGCAAATGCTGCTGGCTTCGCTCAGGGCGTTGACGGCATGCCGATATGCTGCCACTTATCCCTGCTCCTTGTACGGATCGGCCTCACCAGCCGGCTTCGCGCCTTCCTTTAGCTTTGCTAGTTCTGCATCGCGTGCGCGCGCACGCGCCAGCAGTTCTTCCATGTGTGCCGATGCCTCAGGCACGGTATCCAGCTCGAAGCTCAGGGTCGGAGTAAAGCGGACCGACAGCTGGTCGCCGACAATCTTGCGCAGCTGACCCTTGGCACGGTTGAGCGCTTCAGCAGCCTGGTCGGTATCTGGCTCGGAGTCAATGTCCTTTCCGCGAACGGTGTAGAACACCGTGGCGTCATGCAGGTCGCCTGTGACTCGGGTGTCGGTGATGGTCACCAACTCCAGGCGGCGATCCTTGACCTCTCGTTCGATCGCGTTCGCCACAATTGCTTGGATGCGCTTGGCCATACGTGCCGCGCGTGCGTGGTCTGCCATCCCGGCTGCCTCCTTGTTTTCTTCATCTGCCCGACATTCGGGTTGAAAGAATGTAGTCCAATTTTAGACCAGCACAGAAGTCGGAGAAAACTTGCACACGCGAAACCCCGCCAGGGATTTCTCCACTGACGGGGTAAACACGTTCTCCTTACCACGTAAAGCGTGAACGCTTTTACGTGCGTGGGACCTCGACCTCTTCGTAGGCCTGGATGGTGTCGCCGACCTGGATGTCTGGGTAGGACAGCACCATACCGCACTCGTAACCGGCCTTGATCTCGGTTGCGTCGTCCTTTTCGTGACGCAGCGATTCGATCTTGGCATCGGAGGTGATGACGTTGCCGTCACGGACCAGGCGAACCTTGCCGTTGCGCTTGACCGAGCCCTCGGTAACCATGCAACCGGCGATGGTGCCGACTGCGGAGGACTTGAACAGTGCACGGATCTCTGCCACACCGGTGTCGCGCTCTTCGTAGATTGGCTTGAGCATGCCCTTGAGAGCTGCCTCGATCTCTTCGATAGCGCGGTAGATGATGGTGTAGTAGCGGATGTCGACGCCCTCGGCGTTGGCTTCCTCAGTTGCCTTGCCCTCAGCGCGAACGTTGAAGGCGATGATGACGGCATCGGAAGCTGCTGCCAGGGAGACGTTGGTCTGGGTAACCGCACCGACGCCACGGTCGATGATGTTCAGCTCGACCTCGTCGTCGACGTTGATGTCCAGCAACGCATCTTCCAGGGCCTCGACAGAACCAGCGTTGTCGCCCTTGAGGATGAGGTTGAGGGTGGAAGTTTCCTTCAGCACCGCATCCAGATCCTCCAGGCTGACGCGCTTGCGTGCCTTGGCCTGCAGAGCAGAACGCTTGCGGGCATCGCGCTGTGCAGCAATCTGACGTGCCACACGGTCATCTTCGACTACCAGCAGGTTGTCGCCGGCACCCGGGACGCCGTTAAGGCCCTGGACCTGTACCGGACGGGACGGACCTGCCTCTTCGACGTCGTCGCCGAACTCATCGAACATGCGACGGACACGACCGTGCGAGTCGCCGACCACGATGGAGTCGCCGACGCGCAGGGTACCGCGCTGGACGATGACGGTGGCAACCGGGCCACGGCCACGGTCCAGGTGGGCTTCGATGGCCACACCCTGGGCATCCATGTCCGGGTTTGCGGTCAGCTCCAGTGCAGCATCGGCAGTCAGCACGACAGCCTCGAGCAGCTCGTCGATGTTCTGGTTAGCCTTCGCGGAGATGTCGACGAACATAGTGTCGCCGCCATACTCTTCCGGAATCAGGCCGTACTCGGTGAGCTGGCCACGGATCTTATCCGGCTGAGCCTCTGGCTTATCGATCTTGTTCACTGCCACGACGACCGGGATATCGGCTGCCTTGGCGTGGTTGATCGCCTCGACGGTCTGCGGCATGACGCCATCGTCAGCTGCGACGACCAGGATGGCCAAGTCGGTGGACTCAGCACCACGGGCACGCATGGCGGTAAAAGCCTCGTGACCCGGGGTATCCAGGAAGGTGATGGCGCGCTCGCCACCGCCGACGTCGACGCGGGTCTGGTATGCGCCGATGCCCTGGGTGATGCCGCCGGCCTCGCCGACACGCTCGTTGGTCTTACGGATGGAGTCCAACAGGCGGGTCTTACCGTGGTCGACGTGACCCATGACGGTCACGACTGGAGGACGGTTTTCGAGGGCTTCCTCGCCACCTTCGTCCTCACCGAACTGCAGGTCGAAGGACTCGAGCAGCTCGCGGTCCTCGTCCTCTGGGGAGACGACCTCGACCTCGTAGTTGATCTCCGAACCCAGCAGCTGCAGGGTGTCTTCGGAAACAGAGGCGGTAGCGGTAACCATCTCGCCCAGGTTGAACAGTGCCTGAACCAGGGAGGCTGGATCTGCACCGATCTTCTCGGCGAAGTCAGCCAGCGAAGCACCACGACGCAGACGCACCTTAGCGCCCTTGCCGTCAGGCAGGCGTACGCCGCCTACCTCATGCTTCTGCTGCTCTTCAAACTCATGCCTCTTCTGACGCTTCGACTTCTTGCCCTTGCGGGGTGCGCCACCTGGACGGCCGAATGCACCAGCGGTACCGCCGCGACGTCCGCCGCGGCCGCCGCGGAAGCCACCTGGGCCGCCTGGACCGCCTGGTCCACGACGTCCGCCACCGCGGCCGCCGCCACCGCCGCCACCGGAGCCCTTGGAAGGCATCGATGCCGGAGTTGGGTGGGCAGGCATCATTGCTGGGGACGGACGACGACCGCCGCCGCCACCCTGGCCACCGCGGTTGCCGCCGCCTTGACGGTTACCGCCCTGGCCACGGTTATCGCCACCGCGACCCTTGCCGCGGTTATCGCCCGGCTTGCCGGAGCGCTGGCCCTTGGTGCCACCTGGGCGTGGGCCTGGGCGCTCGCCACCACCGGTCGAAAATGGGTTGTTGGCCACACGGCGAGTACCGCCTGGCTTCGGCATCGGGCGCGGCATTGCGTTGCCCGGGGTCGGGCGCTCGCCCTGCTTCTTGCCACCTGGCTTCGGGGCATTGGCACCCGGCTTTGCGCCGCCCGGCTTAGGTGCACCAGCACCTGGCTTCGGGGCGTTAGCGCCTGGCTTAGCGCCACCTGGCTTCGGTGCACCAGCACCCGGCTTCGGGGCGTTAGCACCAGGCTTAGCTGCGCCTGGCTTCGGTGCACCAGCACCCGGCTTGGCGCCGCCGGACTTCGGTGCGTTTGTCTGTGCACCCGGCTTCGGAGCGGCACCTGGCTTAGGTGCGCCCGGCTTCGGGGCAGCAGACTTCTTCTTCTGTGCGGACTTATCCTCCGCTGCGGCAGCGTCGTCGCCGCCGTTTTGCGCTTCGTAGTGCGCGCGCATCTTCTTGACCACCGGTGGTTCGATGGTCGAAGACGCGGTCTTTACAAACTCGCCTTGTTCCTTCAGCGTGGCGAGCAGTTCCTTGCTGGTTACTCCGAGCTGCTTTGCTAACTCGTGAACACGTAGCTTTCCGGGCACTTGTCTCCTCTTAATGTTTTCTAGAGGCCAAGGCCCGTCAAGCGGCCTTAACCTCTAGAGCTTGCGTATGACTTTCATCGCTGATGCTTCATCGTTGTGCGCTCATCAGTGTTCGGTCTTCCTTACAATCTCTGGGCCGGGCGGAGTCTTCCGCCATCTGCACCTGTAGTTCCAGGTACTCACGTACGTGACCTGTGTCCACATCCTTAGACGCGCGTAGTGCGCGTCCGATTGCGCGACGCTGCTGGGCACGCTCCAGCGCATCAAGGTCTGGCGTGATCCATGCTCCCCTGCCAGGCAGGCGGCGGCGTGGATCCGCTAGAACCCGGCGACGCTGGTCATCTGCTGGATCAATGACGATCCGCAGTAGTTGCGTGTCGGGATAGCGTTCGCGCGTAGCAATACACGTACGGTAACGGATGGGCTGTTGCGTCATCCATCTCCTTCGTGCTTGCTACGTGTGGGCCATTGACAAGCTTAGACGAAAAACCCACAGATTTTTAATCAGGCTCTTAATCCGCGTCCGAATGGATGTCGATTTTCCAACCGGTCAGACGTGCAGCCAGACGCGCGTTCTGGCCTTCCTTACCAATCGCCAGCGACAGCTGGTAGTCCGGCACGGTCACGCGTGCGACCTGGGCTTCCGGATCGACGATCTCCACGCGAACAACCTTGGACGGTGCCAAAGCGTTGCCAACGTACTCAGCCGGGTCGTCCTTGTAGTCAATGATGTCGATCTTCTCGCCACCAAGGCCACGCATGATGTTGTTCACACGCTGGCCACGCGGACCAATGCAGGCGCCCTTGGCGTTCAGGCCCTTGGCACGGCCGATAACCGCAACCTTGGAGCGGTGACCAGCCTCGCGGGCAATCGCGACGATTTCTACCGAGCCTTCTTCGACTTCTGGAACTTCCAGCTCAAACAGGCCACGGACCAGTTCCGGGTGGGTACGCGACAGGTTGACCTGCACGTGTGCGCCATTGCGGTTCACGCCGACAACATAAGCCTTGATGCGGTCGCCGTGCTCCAGCTTCTCACCTGGAATCTGCTCAGCTGGCAGCAGGACTGCGTCTTGCGAATCTAATTCGCTGCCCAGCTGCACGATGACGATGCCGCGCTCGTTGGCACGCACGTCACGCTGAACCACACCAGAGACAACCTGGCCGGTCAGCTGGGAGTAGGAATCGAAAGCAACCTCGGCTTCGGCCTCGCGGAGTTTGCGCAAAATGGCATCACGTACGGCCCGTGCGCCGGTTCGACCAAAGTTTTCCGGGGTATCGTCGTATTCCGTCATGACGTCGCCGGATTCTGGGTCCAGCTCGCTGACGATCACGCTGACCTCGCCAGTATCTGGGTCGATGTTCACGCGTGACTTCGTCTTCGACACTTCATCTTCTGCCGGGCGCACGCCGTCATTGCGGTAGTCCAGGTAGGAAAACAGCAGGGCGTTGCCGATTGCATCCAGCAGATCGCGCACTGGCACACCGCGTTGCTTTTCGATGGTGCGTAGTGCCGCTAGGTCGATATTCACTTGTTAATCCTCTCGGGGTGCCGAGTTCTCCTCGGCGTCGACGAATGCTTCTTGCGTGGCTTCCAGCTCCGCGGCTGGAACTTTCGCAAACTCAATTTCTACCACTGCGCGTTGGATGTTTTCCAATCGCTCGATACGAGTAACCACCTGCTTTTTCTCAGTAGAAACCAGCACCACAGCAGTCTCATCGTCATTCAGCGCACCCACGCGTCCACGATGGGTCTTGCCGTCTTCGAACTCATACGCAACCAGGCGGCCACGGTTGCGTCGCCAGTGGCGCGGTGCAGTCAGCGGCAAGTCCACACCCGGGGTGGAAACTTCCAAGGTGTAGCCGGCACCAAAGTTCAGCTCGCCGGCATCCTCGGCGGCATCGAAGTATTCGGAGATAGCAGTCGACAGCTTCTCCAAATCATCGGAAGTGGGGCGTTCATCCCCGTCCACCTTGATGATGACCTGGGATTTCTTGCCAGCCTTGGTGGTCTTGATGTGCTCGATATCAAAACCGAACTCTTCCACCTTCGGGGTAAGTAGCTGCGTCAATTGTTCTGCATCTGGGAAAGCCATGCGCCCTAGACTACGCGGTAGTAGTACAGTCTTTTGCGTGAACCACCGACTATCGCTTCTCCCCGCGCTCGCCGTGCTGCCCGCACTGACTGGCTGCCAGGCCGTCGATTCCGTGGTTACTTACTTCGGCCCCCGCCCGGACGAGACGTTAGAAACTCTGGCGCAGCAAGCAACTGCCGATGCCGCAACGCTTGACGATGCCGACGCATCCTCCCTGCGCCAAGAACAAGCCGACGCACTTTATGCCGAAATCACCCGCCTGTGCGGTACTGAAAACGGCGAAGTCCCGGAGTCTTGCGAAGTCGACCCCAACGACACCTCTGAGGTCACCGGCCAAGACGACCTCGAAGCATCGCTGCGCAGCACCCTTGATGGCGTCGGTGAAGTCAGCATGGAATCCCGTGCCCTCGTCGTTGACCAGGCCATCGATCTCGCAGCCCGTACCAACCCGGTTCTTCCACCGCTGGAGCAACTCGGAGAAGACGAAACCACCCAAGCCCGTGAGTTGCTGGAATGGGAATACCGCCAGGTCTACGGCCTTGATGTCGCCCGCGCTTTCGTCGACCCCAGCCTCGAAAACACCGTCGATGCGCGCATCACCATGCACGAAGAGCGCATCCAACAACTCCAAGAAGTACTCCACGCCGTCGGCGATATCCCCCAGCCCAAACCGGCCTACACCAGCGACGAATACGAACTACCGCATGATGCCACCAGCGCCGAGCAGTTCATCAACGACCTTGCCTGGGCCGACACCGTCGAATGGGCAAACGCCGCCACCACCCACGCCGAATCGCTGCACAGCCGCGACGACTCCACCGCTTGGCGCGACTGGCTCATCATTACTGCTGCCCAATCCCGCGCGGTGTAACCACCGCAAGCGGCGCCTACACCACAGAAAGACGAACCACTACACCAAAAATTGCAACTGCCTGGATACAAATTGGCAGGCCGCTATACATTTAGTTTGCTAAACCGTACAATCGCTTAGGTGAGTGCTAAGACAATGCGCGCCTTCCGTTGGTTGGCGCTTTTATTAATTGCCATCGGTATCGGAGTCATGTCCCTGGGCGGAGTAGACCAACCAGAGTCTGCTACCGCCACTGCCCCAGAAGGGGTGGAGGCAACCGAAGTTGCGAAGTTGCAGGAAAAGATCTCCGAACAAGAAAATGACGGCGATCAATCCAGTACCGCCATCGTCTTTTTAACCTCTGACGACGAGCTGGATATCCCTGCCTTAAGTCCCATTGCAGAGCAGCTCGGCGGACCGCTGATTCCTGCAGAAAGCGGACGCGCCGCCATGGTGCCTGTCTCCATCGAGGCCGGTACCGCTACTGAGAACAACGAAGAAGTTCTCCAGCTCCGCGATGACATCGCCGCTGAGCTGCCGGAAGGCGTCGAGTCCCAGGTCACCGGCCCGGCCGCTGTCCGCGCGGACCTCGCTGAAGTCTTCCAGGGCGCTAACTTCCTGCTGCTGGCCGTTACCGCCGGCATCGTGGCTGTCTTGCTGATTATCACCTACCGTAGCCCCATCCTGTGGCTACTGCCGTTGCTGGTTATCGCGGTTGCTGACCGTGCAACCAACACAGTATTTACCTACCTGCTCGACGCCATGGACTTTGCCTGGGACGAATCCGTCGCAGGTATTCTCTCCGTGCTGGTCTTCGGTGCCGGTACCAACTACGCCCTGCTGTTGATTTCGCGTTATCGCGATGAACTCACATTGCACGAAGACCGCTTCGAAGCCATGGCCAAGGCCTGGATTCCAACTCTGAAGACGGTTTCCGCCTCTGCAGGCACCGTGATTCTGGGCGTGCTCTGCCTGCTGCTGTCTTCTGTTCCAACCACCCAAGGCCTGGGCGTTGCTGCTGCCATTGGCGTCTCCATCGCCTGGATTTTTGCACTCTTCGCCCTGCCAGGCGTGCTGGTTCTCTTCGGTCGCTGGATCTTCTGGCCACGCAAGCCGCAGTACGGCGACAAGCAAAAGGCTAAGGTCTGGGACCGCATCGGTAACGTCGTGAAGTCTCGCCCACGCGTTATCGGTGGCGTTGCCTTCATCAGCCTGCTGGTATGCTGCATCGGCTACTTCCAGACCTCTACTGGTCTGACCCAGGCTGAACAGTTCATCGATACTCCAGAATCCATTGCTGCTGGTGAAGAACTGGAAGAAGAATTCCCGGACCAGTCCGCTACCCCGCCGCTGGTGGCAACCCAGGATCCTGAATCGACCACCGCCACCATTGAAGGCATGGGCGCTACCGTGACTGAGCAAGGCAGCGCGGATGACTGGACCTTAATGCAGGTCTCCGGTGCTGAGTTCGAAGAGCTGCGCGCTGAGTTCCCTGGCGATGACGTACTGGTCGGCGGCCCGGCTGCGGACTTGGCTGATGGTGAGGAAGCCGCCGCGGACGACCGCATGCTCATCTTCCCGCTGGTGCTGGGCCTTATCTTCCTGGCCCTGATTGTGATGCTGCGTTCCCTCGTGGCCCCAATCATCATGGTGGCCTCGGTGCTTCTGACCAACGTCGCAGCTATCGGTCTGGGCTGGTGGGTCTCCCACTACATCCTGGGCTTCGACAGCTTCGATTCCTCTACCCCGCTGTACGCCTTCGTCTTCCTGGTTGCCCTGGGCGTGGACTACACCATCTTCCTGATTACCCGTGCCCGGGAGGACGCAAGAGAAGTCGGTACACGCCGCGGCATTCTCACCGCACTGTCGTCAACCGGTGGCGTGATTACCTCTGCCGGCATCGTCCTGGCAGCAGTCTTCTCTGCCCTGGGCGTGCTCCCGCTGGTGGTTCTGGCGCAGCTGGGTGTCACCGTGTTTATCGGTGTGCTGCTCGATACCCTCATCGTCCGTACCATCCTGGTACCTTCCGTGGTCCAGGTCATCGGCGAGAAGTTCTGGTGGCCAGCCAACCCATTCAAGGACGGCGAGGCAAAATACCAAGCCAGCTTGAAGGAAAATCCGGATGCAGAATCCACTGCTACCCCGGTAAAGGCTGACTCATAAACGCCCGAACTTAAAAAGACACTGACTGCGCAGCCCTGCACCAGGGCTGCGCATCTTTGTTTTTCTGCACATAGCCGCATAACTGACCAGCAGACTTTCAGCGAATTATTCGCATTTATCGATTGCATCGTCCTCGCGACAGCCCCTATGTTGGTTCGTCATGTGCTCACGACAGCACGAGACCGAGCCACAGCACCGTGGCTCGACAGAGACCACCCAAAGGCCTCTAAGAGAAGTTAGACACGGAATTTAGCTAGGAGGACACTTTAAGATGCGTTCGAAGAAGTTCTTTACCGTTGCCGCTGCCACCGCCATTGCTGGTGCTGGTCTTGCCGCACCGGTTGCCAGCGCAGCACCCGAGTCCGCCTGGGACCAGGTCGCCGCATGTGAGTCCGGTGGCGACTGGCACATCAACACCGGCAATGGCTACCACGGTGGCCTGCAGTTCAACCCACAGACCTGGGCTGCTCACGGTGGCACCCAGTACGCAGCTACCGCTGACCAAGCAACCAAGGCTCAGCAGATCGAAATCGCCGAAAACGTCCTGGCCAACCAGGGTGCTGGCGCATGGCCTAACTGCGGCGGCCCAGTCGCAGGCTAAGAAGGCCTCGTAAGCGGACAGCACACGCTGTCTAACCGCTAAACAGAGAAAATGCAGACCTGCACGAGGCAGGTCTGCATTTGTGTGTTTTAAGCACTGCGCTGTAGCTAGTCGTTGCTCTCTTGCTGGGCTTTGGCAGCGGCGATAACGGCATTGCGTTTGTCGAGTTCTGCTTGGGCGCGCTTGGGATCGGGTTTGCGGTTGCCCTTGGTGTTGAGCAGGGAAACACCCAGTAGCAGTGTCCAGACGGTCTGTACGTCGCTGCTCATGCGCTCCCACAGGCCAGGGCGGTCGGTCATGAACAAGAACGCCACAAAGCCAATAGCGACGATGACCATTAGTACCCACGTCAATCCGCGAGCAGCGCTGTTGAGCATCGGGCGCTGGTTGTCGTTGGTGAGAACATCGCGGGAAGCCAACGCTGCAGAGGCCATAAGAGCAAGGCCCAGCACCATGGACACGATTACTGCTCCACCGTGCACGGTGGACTGCACGTTAGCCGGAACGGCCGCGGCAACGCCCATGGAGATAGCCTGCACAATGGCAATGGCGCCGGTGCGCATGCCGCCACGGGCTTGGTTGTAGCGTTGTGCGGCAATCAGCAGTGCACCCGCAACTGCCAGAATCACAGCAGAAGCGCCGAGGCCTACGTTGAACCACAGATGGCCAGGGCTGCAGATGTAGCGGGAGATGAACTGATCGTCGCTAAGAACGCACTCGGTCACGCCAAGGTCGCTGGTGAGGTTTGCAGACAGCTGATACATGCCGTCCCACTGTGCAATGGCGATGGCTTGGCCGATAAAGGCCAGCAGGGCGCTACAGATAAAGAGGAATCCGGCGGTCTTGCGTTGTGTCATGACTTGCCTTTCTACGACATAAAAAACCCACCGCTTCCCTGTTCTACCCGCTTTGGGGTGGAAAGGAAGCCGGTGGGCGTATCGCCTTACGTAAGTAGGCTCACGAGCTTTAGTCGCGCCAGCTTACTTACCTTCGCGGACGAGCTCGAGAAGCTTGTCCACGGCTTGGTCGGCTGGGACCTCGAAGGTTTCGCCGCCGCGGATGCGCAGTTCGATCTTGCCGTCCTTGAAGGCGCGGCCCAGGATGGCAGCGAATGGCATACCGAGGAGTTCGGCATCCTTGAACTTCACGCCGGGAGAGACCTTCGGGCGGTCATCGAAAAGTACTTCCAGGCCGGCGTCGTCGAGTTCGTCGACCAGCTTCTTACCGGCTTCCATGGCAGCGGCATCCTTGTTGGCCACAGCGACGTGCACCTTGAAAGGTGCGACCTCGACTGGCCAGCGCAGGCCCTTGTCGTCGTGACGCTGCTCAGCCAGAACGGCCAGCAAGCGGGTGACGCCGATGCCGTAGGAACCCATGGTTGGGACGGCGCGCTTGCCGTTTTCGTCGAGGATCTGCACGTTGAAAGCCTCGGTGTATTTGCGGCCCAGCTGGAAGATATGGCCCAGCTCAATACCGCGCTCCAGGGTCAGCGTGCCCTGGCCTTCGGGAGCCGGGTCGCCTTCCTTGATTTCGGCGGCTTCGATGTACTCGTCGACTTCAAAGTCGCGGCCAGCCACCAGGTTAGTGACGTGCTGGTTCGGGGCATCAGCGCCGGTGATCCAGGCACTGCCCTTGACCACTCGTGGGTCGGCGTAGACCTTCACGCCATTAGTGTTCAGTGCCTTCGGGCCAACGTAGCCCTTGACGAGGAAACCGTTGCGCTCGAAGTCTTCGTCGCTAGCCAGCTCAAATTCGACTGGCTCCAGGGAGGCTTCCAGACGCTTTTCGTCCAGGGCGCGATCGCCTGGGATGAGCACGGCGGCCAGCTCCCACTCGCGCTCTTCGTCTTCGGCGTCTGCGACAGGTTGAGCGGTCTTGATCACCATGCACTTCAAGGTGTCAGAAGCCTCGACCTTACGGCCATCGACTTCCATGCCAGCTTCGTTCGCCCACTCGACCAGGGTGTCAATCGTCGGCGATTCCGGAGTGGAGTGCACCTGTGCTTCCGGCTGGTCCTCAATGGAACGCTCTTCTGGCACCTGGGTCACGACTGCCTCAACGTTGGCAGCGTAGTCACCGTCGGTGGCGCGCACGAAGGTGTCCTCGCCGACCTCAGAGATAGCCAGGAACTCCTCGGAAGCAGAACCGCCCATCGCACCAGAGGTGGCCTGGCAAATGGTGTAATCAATGCCCAGACGGTCAAAGATGCGCTGGTACGCCTTGCGGTGGCGGGCATAAGACTCGTCCAGGCCTTCATCGGTCATATCGAAGGAGTAAGAATCCTTCATCGTGAACTCACGGCCACGCAGCACACCTGCGCGCGGGCGCTCTTCGTCACGGTACTTAGTCTGAATCTGGTACAAGGTGACCGGGAAGTCCTTGTAGGAGGAGTACATGTCCTTGACTGCTTGGGTGAACATCTCCTCGTGCGTTGGGCCCAGCAGCATGTCTGCGCCCTTGCGGTCCTTCAAGCGGAAAAGGTTGTCACCGTATTCCGTCCAGCGATCCGAAGCTTCATAAGGCTCACGTGGCAGCAGTGCCGGGAAGAGCATCTCCTGGCCGCCAATGGCGTCCATCTCTTCACGGACTACATTTTCGATGTTGCGTACGGTTCGCAGTCCTAGCGGCAACCAGGTGTAAATTCCCGGCGCGGCACGGCGCACATAGCCGGCGCGCACCAGAAGCTTGTGGCTGGGGACTTCGGCATCTGCGGGATCCTCACGCAGGGTGCGGAGGAAGAGTTCGGAAAGACGGGTGATCATGGTGAAAAATATACCCCGCTAGGCTAGGTCTATGCTTATTATCCTCCCTCCTTCTGAAACCAAAGCGCACGGCGGGTCCGGTGACCCCCTCGATTTGGGGACACTTTCTTTTCCGGAATTGAATGAAATCCGTGCTGAGAATGCAGCTGACCTGCAAGCACTCGATGTCGAGGAAGCACTTGGCGTATTAGGCATTTCTGAGAAGCTGCGCGAGGAAGCTGAATCCAATAGGCAGCTGGATACCACCCCTACTCTTCCCGCAATTCACCGCTACACGGGGGTGCTTTACGATGCCCTCGATGCCTCCACCCTGTCCGATTCGGCCC is a window of Corynebacterium camporealensis DNA encoding:
- a CDS encoding DHH family phosphoesterase, encoding MAAYRHAVNALSEASSICVITHLRPDADAIGSAASLLLALRQRGKEVCAVIGQDRQISRNLKSIPTAGEVALVRELPKGYDLYVTVDCGSIDRTGFLAGELKEVAEAGRLLCIDHHASNPGFGSMNLVDKDAESTTMVLMDVFDMMSVQIDRVIAHCLYAGLMTDTGSFRWGRPVMHDAAARLMQYGLDTKKIAEQLLDSTTSHDLQMVGRVLSGLQIVEAGKIRMGVLIGHLDIIGGHSDSAVESLVDFVRALEGTDMGVVFKEQAPGIWAVSLRSSAIDCSEIALSMGGGGHVPAAGYTAQGTPEEIVEQLVEAVR
- the rbfA gene encoding 30S ribosome-binding factor RbfA, producing the protein MADHARAARMAKRIQAIVANAIEREVKDRRLELVTITDTRVTGDLHDATVFYTVRGKDIDSEPDTDQAAEALNRAKGQLRKIVGDQLSVRFTPTLSFELDTVPEASAHMEELLARARARDAELAKLKEGAKPAGEADPYKEQG
- the infB gene encoding translation initiation factor IF-2 produces the protein MPGKLRVHELAKQLGVTSKELLATLKEQGEFVKTASSTIEPPVVKKMRAHYEAQNGGDDAAAAEDKSAQKKKSAAPKPGAPKPGAAPKPGAQTNAPKSGGAKPGAGAPKPGAAKPGANAPKPGAGAPKPGGAKPGANAPKPGAGAPKPGGAKPGANAPKPGGKKQGERPTPGNAMPRPMPKPGGTRRVANNPFSTGGGERPGPRPGGTKGQRSGKPGDNRGKGRGGDNRGQGGNRQGGGNRGGQGGGGGRRPSPAMMPAHPTPASMPSKGSGGGGGGGRGGGRRGPGGPGGPGGFRGGRGGRRGGTAGAFGRPGGAPRKGKKSKRQKRHEFEEQQKHEVGGVRLPDGKGAKVRLRRGASLADFAEKIGADPASLVQALFNLGEMVTATASVSEDTLQLLGSEINYEVEVVSPEDEDRELLESFDLQFGEDEGGEEALENRPPVVTVMGHVDHGKTRLLDSIRKTNERVGEAGGITQGIGAYQTRVDVGGGERAITFLDTPGHEAFTAMRARGAESTDLAILVVAADDGVMPQTVEAINHAKAADIPVVVAVNKIDKPEAQPDKIRGQLTEYGLIPEEYGGDTMFVDISAKANQNIDELLEAVVLTADAALELTANPDMDAQGVAIEAHLDRGRGPVATVIVQRGTLRVGDSIVVGDSHGRVRRMFDEFGDDVEEAGPSRPVQVQGLNGVPGAGDNLLVVEDDRVARQIAAQRDARKRSALQAKARKRVSLEDLDAVLKETSTLNLILKGDNAGSVEALEDALLDINVDDEVELNIIDRGVGAVTQTNVSLAAASDAVIIAFNVRAEGKATEEANAEGVDIRYYTIIYRAIEEIEAALKGMLKPIYEERDTGVAEIRALFKSSAVGTIAGCMVTEGSVKRNGKVRLVRDGNVITSDAKIESLRHEKDDATEIKAGYECGMVLSYPDIQVGDTIQAYEEVEVPRT
- a CDS encoding YlxR family protein, which translates into the protein MTQQPIRYRTCIATRERYPDTQLLRIVIDPADDQRRRVLADPRRRLPGRGAWITPDLDALERAQQRRAIGRALRASKDVDTGHVREYLELQVQMAEDSARPRDCKEDRTLMSAQR
- the nusA gene encoding transcription termination factor NusA; this translates as MNIDLAALRTIEKQRGVPVRDLLDAIGNALLFSYLDYRNDGVRPAEDEVSKTKSRVNIDPDTGEVSVIVSELDPESGDVMTEYDDTPENFGRTGARAVRDAILRKLREAEAEVAFDSYSQLTGQVVSGVVQRDVRANERGIVIVQLGSELDSQDAVLLPAEQIPGEKLEHGDRIKAYVVGVNRNGAHVQVNLSRTHPELVRGLFELEVPEVEEGSVEIVAIAREAGHRSKVAVIGRAKGLNAKGACIGPRGQRVNNIMRGLGGEKIDIIDYKDDPAEYVGNALAPSKVVRVEIVDPEAQVARVTVPDYQLSLAIGKEGQNARLAARLTGWKIDIHSDAD
- the rimP gene encoding ribosome maturation factor RimP; its protein translation is MAFPDAEQLTQLLTPKVEEFGFDIEHIKTTKAGKKSQVIIKVDGDERPTSDDLEKLSTAISEYFDAAEDAGELNFGAGYTLEVSTPGVDLPLTAPRHWRRNRGRLVAYEFEDGKTHRGRVGALNDDETAVVLVSTEKKQVVTRIERLENIQRAVVEIEFAKVPAAELEATQEAFVDAEENSAPRED
- a CDS encoding DUF4439 domain-containing protein produces the protein MNHRLSLLPALAVLPALTGCQAVDSVVTYFGPRPDETLETLAQQATADAATLDDADASSLRQEQADALYAEITRLCGTENGEVPESCEVDPNDTSEVTGQDDLEASLRSTLDGVGEVSMESRALVVDQAIDLAARTNPVLPPLEQLGEDETTQARELLEWEYRQVYGLDVARAFVDPSLENTVDARITMHEERIQQLQEVLHAVGDIPQPKPAYTSDEYELPHDATSAEQFINDLAWADTVEWANAATTHAESLHSRDDSTAWRDWLIITAAQSRAV